The stretch of DNA aattaatcctgtgcactcatttcgagaatccggagttgtcacatcgggatatcggtaagatgctgggaatcgtccaatccacggtcagcagagtactaaaacgatacttcgagaacctaaccatcgaccggaaggtgaagaacggcaaaaattgatgctacgtcagtgaaaaagatcacaagcgcgtagttaagcagtttagacgtgttccgagaagttcggtccgggatgtcgccaataagctgaatttgtcaagttcattcgtccagcggaccaagcagcgggagggcctgcgtacatacaaggttcagaaggctcctaaccgcgacgaaaggcaaaacatagtggggaagacgcgagcccggaagctgtacaccgaaatgctgacgaagccgcactgcctggtaatggacgacgaaaccaacgtcaaagcggactttcgtcagcagccgggcctgttgttcttctccgaagaggacaaattcagcgttccggaggagattcgcaagcagaaactatccaagtttgccaaaaagtacatggtgtggcaagcgatctgctcttgcggaaagcggagcgcccccttcgtgatggccggcacggtaaacgagcaggtttaccttaaggagtgcctacagaagcgcttactaccactattgaagcagcacgagggcccgaccatcttctggccggatctcgtttcgtgccactattcaaaggacgtgttggagtggtacgaagccaacggggtcaccttcgtgccaaaggaaatgaacccgcccaacgcgccggagcttcgcccaataaagaaatattgggcgattatgaagcaggccctccggaagaacccaaaagttgtcaaatcggaggcggacttcaagagaaaatggatttctgttcaaaaaaaactacaacctgacgttgtacagaaccttatggacggggtaaagaggaaggggcgagcatacgggcttgggctcgaagtatgaaaaatggaaaatgccaaaaattgtttaatagtttttattttactgtctaaaattttcaaaaggatcggtctactgggcgaatttctacagcgttttttccgtgatgcaatttgatgtgacacaccctttatattctcgaatgcctaaactacagaaatatgaaggaaaaaaaaatgattttttttttcagatttctagactagaatactgccttaagctTGCTGAGAGATAACCCAAACTCCCCCAACGTAAAGACTGAGCTACTTTAGGATATATCTCACAAAAACAATCTGATGTCCTGTTGGGGCTGCCGAAATAAGACAGAGTAAAACACTGATGGCTTCCAGAAATAGCATCTTTCACGAGATCAAAGTGCCATTCAGCGGTGGGGAAAACCGCTGGTGGATATTCAATGTACCaatttatgttttcatgatCTTTGAGCGGCTCTGTGCGAAGGTGTTGGAAAGTGGATTCAATTAACCGCGCTCAACTATTTTCATTGACTTTGCGAAGCATTATAAATTTGGAACATTGTTTCCCAGATGTGGCACCcagaaaattttgaatataGATTCGAAGTATTATCTCTATAgactatttgtatttgtatttttgtaaaTTATGGCTTATTTGAATTACAAACCAGAAGATGAAAAAGAATAATTTTGCTTTTTTTACCAACTTGATACACAAAACGATTCTTTTTGTACAATATTTGTCATTACTATTTATGTTGTGCTGATTGTTGTTGGCCGCTGAGAGGGAGACAGGAATATCCAAAGTGGAttcaaaatgtaaaaatgttgcATCAAActggtttttttaaatttttatcactCCAGCTTCagtaaaaattaagaaatttatCTGATGGGCGTCAGGAGGCGAAAGACGCTTAGTTTATTGAACGATTTATCGAGGCTCATTTTTATAACAATTAGTTCTCAAAACCGGTAGCTGAAGACTTTTGGAAACTGCTGAAAGTGTTCTTGCTGTGATCATCTTCAGAAGATTCAAACTGAGGTATGTTCTTTTGTAAATAATGAAGCTGTTAGCGCAACCCTAGCACATAATTACCATCTAGCATATAAGGCTATATTGATTGCATTCGATCACTCTCAATTACTTTTAGTGTACTCTTCCTTATCATTAACCTTCGGCTAATGAGAGAAGAGAATCGGATAGTTCGTTTTTCGTATCCCTTATCACCACTGAATTTGTATATATTTCTATGCACAAACCAGAATAGTTTAGAACACGATAGACTTTCAAAGCTTACACATCGGTCTATCTTCATAAGTCAAGAATAAAAAATTGGTAATTGGAATAAAGTGATTTACGTTTGAACAAAATTCGGTCGTTTTTCCATGTGCTAATCCAACTAGAGTCTTGCCAAAGTGCCCGTGCCAACATATTTTGGTCCTACAGACCCGGATAAAACCGTGATAAGTTCGATAAATCACGGTTGTCGACTACCGTCGCGGGTTACTTTTCGGTAGTGATAAGAACATGTAGTGTGAAAACCAAACTTATATTCAGTTCACGCGTAAGTTCCGATCACAGTGCTGCTATACAGAGCCTGTGGATCAAGTTCGGGTCGTAGTTAAAAAACGAACAATAAGTGCGCGAAAGATCACGTAAAAATCGTTGATCTCGGAAGTTATTGAGAGTTGCCGATCTACGCGGAAACCAGCAAGCCAGACGGCCATTGCAGCGCATCTTGGCTTGACTTGGGTCTTTTGTGTACCGCTGGACAATAGAAGGACGTTGAACTGACGCCATCGTTGATCCTCCTTTTGTAAGTACCGCATGCGAGTGGAACTGTCGAGTGATGACGAGCTTTTGATGATTAATAAAGGGATTCACGTAGATTAATTTATTACTGACTGCTAATGTGATAATTTCTCGTGGAGCATTTGGTCGAATTTGTATTCGCTTGCTTTCATCCCTTGCTAGTTGAGGTTGCATAGTGTGCTCTGGTTGTTCAGGTTGGTCACCTGAGTCATATTGTTGTACAATTTATTGTTCGGCGGTTGAAGAATGGCGTCAAATTTGAGACAGCTCAGTCGACAAGAACGATTTCATTTAGATACGATGGCCAATTTGAAGCAATTTATGGATCGGTTTGATGCAGATAGGGATAAAAACCAATTGGAGGGATGAAAGCAACGAATTGAGACGGTCTACAGGGAATTCCAATCGAACCGACTACAACTGGAACTTCTGTTCgatgacacaaaagagaacgcaACTGATGAAGAAACGGAGAGTAGTAATCGACTCATTCGGCAGAACTTTGAGCTCGATTATGTTCGTGCATACGGGTTCCTAACCACGAAAATTCGTGAGCTTAATGCAGGCTCACAGCACGTTTCCCAAGCCGTAGCAGTAGTTAATGCGCCAAATCCACCACAGACACGAATTAAACTCCCTGAAGTAAAACTTCCAACGTTCGATGGATCCATTTCGGAATGGATCACATTCAGAGATACTTATCAATCTCTAATTGATTCTAATGCGCAGTTATCGCAAATAGACAAATTTTCTTACCTTGTTGCATCGTTAACCAAGGATGCACGAAAGGTTATTGAAGCGATCGAGCTTACCGACGCAAATTATGCCGTTGCGTGGCAGTTGTTGGAGAAGCGTTTCAACAACAAAAAGTTAGTAGTAAAATCATACATCGATTCGCTTTTCGCAATCGAACCAATGAAGAGGGAATGCTACGAGTCCCTTATGCGCTTGATCGACGATTTCGAGCGCAACCTATGCCTAATCAACAAAGTGGGCATCGAAACAGATGGTTGGAGTGTGCTTCTATTCCACATGGTCTGCAGTCGACTTGATTCATCCACCTTGCGGCACTGGGAAGCTCACCACAAGTCCACTGAGGTTCCAAAGTATCGGGATCTCATCGATTTTCTACGCACTCATTTAATGGTTCTACAGTCATTGACACCTTCGAAGTCTCGCTTATCTGATTCGCACAAATCGGAATCCTATCGGCCGTCGAAATTCTCGAAAGTTAATACAGTCCACACTATCACTAATTCGACAACTGGTTCCTGTCCGTTCTGTTCGAAGGCTCCACACTCACCATTCAAATGCGACGTGTTCCTGAAAATGGCTGTCAACGTTACGAACAAGTGAAGAAGAAGTTCCTCTGCATAAATTGTTTATCGTCCTCGCACCTTGCGAAGGGCTGTACGTCCGGCGGATGCAGAGTATGCAACCAGAAGCACCATACTATGCTGCACCATCCTCCTAGCGATCGCTCGTCTGTGCAACAGGAATCCAATGCACCTTTTGTTCCTGGTTCGACTTCACAACCTTCGAACCATACAAATTCCTCCGATCAGTCTTCCTCGCAATCTCGGTACAATTCATCGTTTGAAACCCAGTCGCCCTCAACCTCAACCCAACCAACTAACCTCGTTTCCACTACTCTCGTTGCCAACAGTCGAAATGTTCCGGCTACTGTGCTGCTGCAAACAGCGATAGTCAAAGTTTTTGGTCCTGATGGAGACGCCCAATAGGCAAGAGCGCTGTTGGATCCTGCATCGCAGCTTTGTCTTATCACCGAGAATATGGTTCAGAAGCTGAAGCTACGTCGTTTTCCCACTCGTCAAGAAATTGGAGGCGTTGGTAACACTCTCGTCGTATCGCATCACGCTGCGAATGTTCGGATAGGGTCACACTGCACCGAATATACTGTCGAAGAACCCTGTCATATACTGAAGAAGATAACGCGTGAACTTCCGGTCAACACTATCGATTCTTCTTGCTGGAATGTCCCGTCCGGAATCACACTGGCCGATCCTAACTTCCACCAACCGGGACCAATAGATCTCCTGTTAGGCATGGAGCTTTATTTCGAACTTCTCTTGGAAGGAATAATCAAATTGGGACCGGAGAAACCGATTCTACAAAACACCGTTTTTGGATGGGTAGCATCGGAAAGAATAGGACTTCGTCAATCTCGTAATCAACCCAAGGTGGCTCACGTGTGCAGCACTGAACCACATGAGGACCAAATCTCTCGTTTCTGGGAGTTAGAGTCCTGCTGGTCACCCAGCACACGTTCACCGGAAGAAACCTTCTGCGAAAAACATTTTACTACCAACACCTTTCGTGACGAGTCTGGTAGGTTTGTAGTCACTCTTCCTAAACATAGCGACGTGGTTTCTCAACTGGGAAGCTCGAAGGAAATAGCCACACGTAGGTTCATCGCCCTTGAACGCCGTCTTGATGCAAATCCCAAACTCAAGGAGACGTACGCAGCGTTTATTACGGAATATCTGCAGCTCAACCATATGCGAGAAATTGATGACACAGACAACGCTGCTCCGGTTTATTATCTCCCCCATCATGGCGTAGAAAAGGCTGACAGCACAACCACAAAACTGCGGGTAGTGTTCGATGCATCGTGTCGCATTCGTCAGACGTTGATGGTTGGCCCTGTGCTGCAGGATGACATACATGCGATATCTCTTCGCTTTCGGATGCACCGTTTCGCAATCATTGCCGATGCCGAGAAAATGTATCGGCAGATTCGGCTTCACCCCGTTGATTACCCGCTGCATCGTATCTGCTGGCGTTCTTCTTCTTCGGAACCGCTCAAAACATTTGAGCTCACCACCGTCACCTACGGCACCGCCTCAGCACCGTATTTGGAAACTAGGTGTCTGCTGGAATTATCAAATCAGGGAGCTGAGGCCTATCCTTTAGCTGCGAAAGTCCTATCGAAGGACTTTTATATGGACGATATGCTGACTGGGATCGACGACGTAGAAGAAGGGCAAGAACTTTGCAACCAACTACGACAGTTGCTTCAATCAGGCGGGTTCAACTTGCGAAAATGGGCGTCTAATTCGTCCACCATTCTATCTATCATACCACCCGAGCTACGAGAACAACGAGCAATGTTAGCGCTGGAGTCTCCCTCGACCATCAAAACCCTGGGGCTGATATGGGAACCCTCAACGGATCTGTTGCACTATTCCACTCCCAAGTGGTCACCAACGAACACCATCACAAGGCGTACTGTATTATCTGATACAGCCAGACTTTTCGACCCCCTTGGTCTCATCGGGCCAGTGATTGTTTTGGCAAAGGTATTTGACCAGTCTCTTTGGCGGACATCTGCATCTTGGGACGATCCTCTCGATGAAACCCAACAACATTATTGGCTCTCATTTCGTGACAGTCTAAACGCACTCTCGTCAATTTCCATACCTCGATGGGCAGCACTCTCTAATGCACCAGTCATCGTGGAACTCCATGGATTCTGCGATGCATCGGAACGAGCGTACGGTAGCTGTCTGTATATTCGAACCGTTTCCCAAGATGGGAGCATCTCCGTGCGTTTGCTGACTGCGAAATCCAGGGTGGCACCTCTCGGAGACTCCAAGAAGCAGAAAAAGGTCAGTCTTCCCAGGTTGGAGTTATCGGCTGCTCTTCTTTTGAGCCACCTGTATCACAAGGTGAActctgccatcggactaaacACTCGAGCGTTCTTCTGGTCGGACTCAACTATAACGCTCCACTGGATCAACTCGGTTCCGTCGAGATGGAAAACTTTCGTGGCGAATCGGGTGTCGGAAGTTCAACACCTAACAACCAACGGTGTCTGGGCTCACGTTTCGGGTATGGATAACCCAGCGGATATAATTTCCCGTGGTATGGAAGCGAACCAATTGGAGGAGTCTTCGATCTGGTGGACAGGACCATCATGGCTAAAACAACCCTCTCGGTTTTGGCCTCCAATAATCCAAAGCGATCCACCTGAACTGCCCGTTGAAACCCTGGAAGAACGACCAGTATCGTTACCGGTCAGAGTTCATGAACCGAACGAATTATTTAGACTACGATCATCATTCTCCTCCTTGGTCCGACTGACTGCTATGCTTGGTCGATTCATTCACAACTCCAAACCGGAAAATCGATCCAATCGAAAATTTGGTTTTCTGCGTACATCGGAGTTAGAACAAGCTCTATCAATATTAGTGAAGCTGGCACAGTATGAAATCGACACCGTATCTAGTGCAGGTCAAGTAAATTCGAAGTCTGCTCTGAAGAATCTCTGCCCAATTTTGAAAGACGGAATATTGCGGGTTGGTGGCCGACTGCGGAACGCGACAATATCAGAGGATAGGAAACATCCAATGATCCTCCCTGCAAGACATCCACTAACAAAAAGCATAATGTCTCACTATCATCTGAAACATATGCATGCCGGACCACAACTGCTTGTGGCATGCGTCCGGGAGAAGTTTTGGCCACTTCGCATCCGTAACCTGGCACGGCATACGGTCCACTCGTGCATCAGTTGCTTCCGTTGTAGACCATCGGTTGTGGAGCAGATTATGGGAGATTTGCCCGCCGAAAGAGTAACGCCAACTTTGCCGTTCCTGAACACCGGTGTGGATCTGTGCGGACCGTTCAAGTTCCGTAAACTTCGCAAAAGCCCACCTACCAAATGTTATGTGGCAATTTTCGTCTGCCTTGTCACAAAGGCTATACACATTGAGCTGGTCTACGATCTGTCAACAGCCGCTTTCATAGCTGCACTTCATCGGTTCATAGCTCGGAGAGGGAAGCCACATGTCATCCACTGCGACAATGCACGAAACTTCAAGGGAGCCGTTCGAGAACTGGCAGAGCTGCGAAGCCAATTCTATTCACAGCAACACGAAGCGGCCGTTGTCAACCGTTGTGCGAACGACggtattgaattcaaatttataCCGCCCCGCAGTCCCAACTTTAGTGGGCTGTGGGAAGCAGCGGTAAAATCCTTTAAGAAGCATTTCCGATCGACAGTTGGTAACTCTATCCTTTCACAAGACGAGTTCGTTACACTGTTGTCCCGTATCGAACTCCAGACCACTTACGCCTCTCACCGCGGACCCAAACGATCTGGAAGTATTGACTCCGGGTCACTTTCTTGTTCACCGTCCGCTCATTTCCTTTCCCGAACCTAATTTATGCGAGGTACCTCGGAATCGCCTCGACCGGTGGCAGGAAAACCAGGAGCTTCTCCGTCGAGTATGGAAACGGTGGTCAACGGACTATCTTTCGGGGCTTCATCCACGCACCAAGTGGACACAGGCTCGAGACAATATTGCTGTTGGCACCATAGTCCTCCTCAAGGAAGAAAACCTTCCTCCGCTCAAGTGGAGATACGGCAGAATCACCAACATCTTCCGGGGGGAGGACAATAACATCCGAGTAGTCAGCGTGAAAACGGCTGAGGGAGAGTTTCGCCGGGCCATCTCCAAGGTTTGTGTGCTGCCTCTGAATCACGAATCAACCCTGCCGACCGATGGGAATAACCGGCAAATCGATGATCACTAAATACTATCGCAGTATTATGATACTGCGCAACGATCGGAGGTCTACGGGCCTCCGACCCCTGtaagtattattttttatttcaatttcaaaaaactgaAGAATGTTTTGTCCTCCAACATGTACCTGGATTCACCGACGGCGACTCCTACCACCCCCGAGTGCGCCCAACTGCATCAACGGCGATTATCAACGACGAAGGACCAGACCTGGGTGAAGGTCAACGACCCTTCTCAGCGGCTAGTGATGGGATCATCTGATCAAGGACCAGTCCTAGACGAAGGCCAACGACCCTTgtatagaagaagaagaacccaaTTCAGGATGATTCCAAGACGACCCTACGACGACAAGAACAGTTACCTACCAGTATGTCGGTTGAAAGGCTTCACCTTTCAACGGGGGCCGCCATATGTTAGTTCAACCCTAGCACATAATTACCATCTAGCATATAAGGCTATATTGATCGCATTCGATCACTCTCAATTACTTTTAGTGTACTCTTCCTTATCATTAACCTTCGGCTAATGAGAGAAGAGAATCGGATAGTTCGTTTTTCGTATCCCTTATCACCACTGAATTT from Toxorhynchites rutilus septentrionalis strain SRP chromosome 3, ASM2978413v1, whole genome shotgun sequence encodes:
- the LOC129773560 gene encoding uncharacterized protein LOC129773560, with protein sequence MANLKQFMDREFQSNRLQLELLFDDTKENATDEETESSNRLIRQNFELDYVRAYGFLTTKIRELNAGSQHVSQAVAVVNAPNPPQTRIKLPEVKLPTFDGSISEWITFRDTYQSLIDSNAQLSQIDKFSYLVASLTKDARKVIEAIELTDANYAVAWQLLEKRFNNKKLVVKSYIDSLFAIEPMKRECYESLMRLIDDFERNLCLINKVGIETDGWSVLLFHMVCSRLDSSTLRHWEAHHKSTEVPKYRDLIDFLRTHLMVLQSLTPSKSRLSDSHKSESYRPSKFSKVNTVHTITNSTTGSCPFCSKAPHSPFKCDVFLKMAVNVTNK
- the LOC129773561 gene encoding uncharacterized protein LOC129773561, with the protein product MVQKLKLRRFPTRQEIGGVGNTLVVSHHAANVRIGSHCTEYTVEEPCHILKKITRELPVNTIDSSCWNVPSGITLADPNFHQPGPIDLLLGMELYFELLLEGIIKLGPEKPILQNTVFGWVASERIGLRQSRNQPKVAHVCSTEPHEDQISRFWELESCWSPSTRSPEETFCEKHFTTNTFRDESGRFVVTLPKHSDVVSQLGSSKEIATRRFIALERRLDANPKLKETYAAFITEYLQLNHMREIDDTDNAAPVYYLPHHGVEKADSTTTKLRVVFDASCRIRQTLMVGPVLQDDIHAISLRFRMHRFAIIADAEKMYRQIRLHPVDYPLHRICWRSSSSEPLKTFELTTVTYGTASAPYLETRCLLELSNQGAEAYPLAAKVLSKDFYMDDMLTGIDDVEEGQELCNQLRQLLQSGGFNLRKWASNSSTILSIIPPELREQRAMLALESPSTIKTLGLIWEPSTDLLHYSTPKWSPTNTITRRTVLSDTARLFDPLGLIGPVIVLAKVFDQSLWRTSASWDDPLDETQQHYWLSFRDSLNALSSISIPRWAALSNAPVIVELHGFCDASERAYGSCLYIRTVSQDGSISVRLLTAKSRVAPLGDSKKQKKVSLPRLELSAALLLSHLYHKVNSAIGLNTRAFFWSDSTITLHWINSVPSRWKTFVANRVSEVQHLTTNGVWAHVSGMDNPADIISRGMEANQLEESSIWWTGPSWLKQPSRFWPPIIQSDPPELPVETLEERPVSLPVRVHEPNELFRLRSSFSSLVRLTAMLGRFIHNSKPENRSNRKFGFLRTSELEQALSILVKLAQYEIDTVSSAGQVNSKSALKNLCPILKDGILRVGGRLRNATISEDRKHPMILPARHPLTKSIMSHYHLKHMHAGPQLLVACVREKFWPLRIRNLARHTVHSCISCFRCRPSVVEQIMGDLPAERVTPTLPFLNTGVDLCGPFKFRKLRKSPPTKCYVAIFVCLVTKAIHIELVYDLSTAAFIAALHRFIARRGKPHVIHCDNARNFKGAVRELAELRSQFYSQQHEAAVVNRCANDGIEFKFIPPRSPNFSGLWEAATSSLHCCPVSNSRPLTPLTADPNDLEVLTPGHFLVHRPLISFPEPNLCEVPRNRLDRWQENQELLRRVWKRWSTDYLSGLHPRTKWTQARDNIAVGTIVLLKEENLPPLKWRYGRITNIFRGEDNNIRVVSVKTAEGEFRRAISKVCVLPLNHESTLPTDGNNRQIDDH